The Pungitius pungitius chromosome 14, fPunPun2.1, whole genome shotgun sequence genome contains the following window.
AAATCGTCATAATATAAATTTCTATAAGAATGCTTAACATAAGCACATTGTTATTAAAACAGTGGTGGCACAATGCTACATCGGTAACTGCAAAGGAAACGCATCACATCATTGTGATCCATTTCTATCCATAGGGCAAATATGTGGCCTACGCTATTAGCTACTGTCATCGTTTAAGGCTACAACATTTATCAACAGTTGGTTAGAAGAGCTATGACCATTTGGGCTTATAAATAGAAGCAGTTTTATCCAACAATAATAAGACTACACAAACTAAAACATCTACTGCTGTAGTCACAAGGTTAAAGAGGACTAAGAATAGTATTGAAGAAACTCCGAACAGCTTGGCTTCATCCTACATAGAACAGTTTGAAAAAGGTTCAACAAAGCGGTTTCAGCTTATATACTGtgcaatattattttattttttccaaccaGGTGTTGCATAACTGAATGCTACTGTAACTAGGACACAGCGCTCGACCTCTTGGCCTTCTTCAGGATGTCGCACTTCTTGCGGTTGGGGCGCCGGCAGCGCTCGTCGATGCTCGGCACGCACTCGTAATGCCACACCTCCTCCATCTTATCCACAGGATACACGGCTTCCACGTAGTGGCGGATCAGCCGCAGGCGGACCGGGTCCAGCTGCTTCTTGTTGCACGCCCCCGAATGGTTGTACTGCAGCCGCAGGTTCTCCTGAGTGAAGAGCTCGGGGAAGAGGCGCACCAGCAGGCGGGCGGCAAAGTTGCCGACGGAGAGACTCTGCTGGACGATTTCTCGCACCTCGGAGTCTGCGAGGAGGTAGACGAGGGGCACTGGGAAGTCTGGCGTGGACACAGTCAGCTCGTCCAGGGGGATCTTACAGAAGTCCTTGCTGCTTTTCTCAGGGGGCAAAGAGGGAGCGTCCAGATCCTCCCTCAGGCCGTCCGGATTGAGCTGGTTCAGGTGGCAGAGAAAGTCCTGCTCGGACTCTTGACCGTACACCTTGCGCTGCTGCAGATAGGACCTCCTCTGCTCCGTGTCGCGCCTCCTGCACCTCTCGTCGAGCTTGCCCACGAATTCCAACATCCACACTCGGTCGTTCTTGGCCCGGGAGTAGACCAGCTGCACGTAGTGGCGGATGAGGTTCACGCGAACGGGGTCGAGCTGCTTTTTCCCGAGCGAGCCGCTGCAGTTGTACTGCTTTCGCGCGTTCTCAAGGGTGAAGAGCTCGGGGAACATGAGCACCAGCAGTCGAGAGGCGAAGTTCCCGATGGACAGGCTACATTCATAGTTGCTCTTCAGCTGCTCCCTGGACAAGAGGTACTGCTGGGGAATAGAGAAATCCGGAGGAGGAACCTCGAGATTGTCAAAATCCACCGGCGGAAGCAGCGACTTTTTGGCCTTGCGACCGGGCCTTTCGTTATCTCCTGCTTCTCGAGCCTTAATGATCGAGACATCCTCGGGGGGGCTGCCAAGGTCGTAACCCTCGTCGTTGATATTGTCAGGGTCGCTCCCGTTGCCGTTACTGTGAGGACCCTCCAGAGCATCCTCCATGTGCTGAATGCACACCTGAAGCCAGCTGTCTTCAGGCACATCCGGAAAATTGGCCTCCATGTACTTCCTTATGATTTCCATCTTGTCCGAGTCCAGAATTAGCTGCCCCACACTACTGAATCGGCCGTAGCCTTCTGGCATTTTTCCTTCTTCAAAAACCTCCGGGAAGAGACGGTGCATGAGAAAAACGACAAAATCCTCAGGTGAGGAGAACTCGTCCAGCGTGTTGAACGCAAGGTCCGAGGAAGCCTCGCTGCTCTGCTGGTTATCGAAAGGGACGTGCTCCTCCCGGCCCTCCTCGTTGATGAACCGGTAGGTCTGAGGATGCTCCGCCTTTATCAAGGCGCCTGTGATCGTCTGCTTCCTTAGCAGCCGAGCACTTTCCATGTCCCTTTGTGCCCAGAAGCGATTGAACAAGTCATTGATCTGAAGGAGGCACTCCTCCTGCCAGACGCTGCTGTTCTTGACCAAAGGGTAGCACACTTCGACGTAGTTGCGGATCAGCTGCAGATGGAGGGACTCCAGCGTCCTCTTGCTCGCCATGCATTCATGGGAGCAGTCCCTGGCCTTGAACAGCTCTGGGAAGAGGTGCACCAGCAGCCGGCACCCGAGCTCCCCGGCGCTCGATGTCTGCTCCATCAGCTGCTTCAGTTCGTCACTTGCTAGCAGATATTCGGGGGGCGGCTGGAACTCCGTCACCATCTCGGCGGGCTTGATCTGCTTCTTTATCCGCATGACCTCGAGGGTTAACAAGTCCACTTTGCTGTGCAGTTGGGTCATGCTTGAATTGAGGGTATTGAGGATGAGAAACATTTTCTCAATCAGCGGATAAAGGCTGGTGTCCGTTGTCGGGGCCTGGCCTGAGGCGTCTGAGGCGGGGAGGCTCTCCGGCGGGCCGTTGGAGGAGAGGATGCGGGCGTAATCGAGCTGATTGGCGGCATCGTGCCCAGCCTGCTGCTCCACGCTTGGCGTGTTCCTCTTCTCCGAGATCCTGTGGGAGATGCTGAAGAGAGGCTTCCTGTGGGAGACCCTGGGTTTCTGCTGGACGTAATTCCTCCGCTCCCCGCTTGTGGTGAGGCAAAGAGGCTTGTGtctgctgctctcctccacTAAGCTCTGCCTCATCTAGACGGACCAAATCACAGTCAGAGACCGTATGAGACAACTTCATCTATGCAACATGTTGGATATGCACGCAGTCTGTGTTGTACGCTGTGAGGTCAGCTCACCTCGCCAGAGAGTCGGGGTCTCTTGCTGCTGGAGGACTGGTTTGTGAAAGGGCCCGTCCCCACAGAGGACTGTTCAGCAGCCTCGGTGGCTCCGGGAGGGCCTCCTCGGGGTCCTTCAGGTGGCACGCAAACAGCAAAGTCTTCTGGCTCCTCCTTGACGTCCTGGCCGTGGTTGTGTTCTGCAAATAATTACATTAACGCTTCCTTCTTTAAAGCATTTGTCTGATTTACATTCATAAATACTGGGAAATAGAAATGTGTGATTGTTGTTCCATTACAAAAGAAATATCTATTGAGAATAGCATCATTATGTAAATTGTCTGAAAATACTGTTGTCTGAATTTTACTGGGTTTTTTAAGCTTTATGGCAGTTCCTTTTTGAAAGAATTAAGTATAACTCTGATATACTCCAACACAAATCTTTTTTGTCATCAAGAAGCAAGTTGGTGAGAAGTTGTAAGGTTGCGGTGCATAGATGTTGTAGTAGATACCTTTCTCAAGCATTGCTTCTTCTGAAACTTCTCCATGCTCAGAGGAATTCATAGCCTAGAAGGGTAGACCACAGACATACAAAGTCACTAAAAAGTGTTCTATACGCCATTAGCAAGTCAACATACATGACGTTACAGCAGACAAATCATTTCACAGAAAAGAAACTGACAACAAATTAGATCAATTTATTTCTCTAAGCAAAAGTTTGTCAGTTCCACCTTCTCAAAAGTGAATGTATACCTCAAGTCTTTCTTAATATGTAATGCTTCATAACCTTTAGTATGTGAGCTGTTGCATCAAAAGACCACAATTCACCAAATGCTTCATTGAGAAAAGCCCACGAGCGGACATTGAACACCATGGTTAACTTAACCCCAGCCTCGTGTGATACACATTTCCACAACACGCCTCACGCGAGGCTTTAATGCACCTTCTAGAAACCCCTGCTTATAGCTCAGCTATGACCATGTGGGAGCGGGTCTGGTGCCGCTACGAGAGGCCCGTCAGCCCGACGGGGCCAACTCGCCTTCTTCAACGGAGAGGAAAACTGTCATGAGTGCGtgagagtccccccccccccccccgtgcgtgtGCTCCACCGCACACACAGGCGCTGTTAAGCAGCTACTTCCTCATTCCTTCGCCCGTGAACCCGTGAACCAAAAAGGATCCGCACGGATCCGCAACTGCTTCCCCGGCGGGTCATTACAACGACCGTCGATGCAGCAGCGCAGCGTTTTACGTCATTTATGTCAATTTTAATGACGCGGCAATGTTTGCGTGgaccagtgccccccccccccttcctcctgctATAACTCGAGTGAAATTAACGGTAAAGGCGCGTGCCCGGCGGTTAGAGCTCACCTTCACGAGTCCATGCAATCCTCCCGGACTGCTAGCGACGCCTCGGGCATGTCTGCGGGCCAGCTCCGTGCTCTATTTGCAGGTAACTGTTAGTCTTGTTgatagaaatatataaataaatatctcttttttttttcctcgctcGGCTTCTGTGCTTTCTCGCGTGACGCGACCAAGGCGCGCGCCTGCTGTGTCACTTCCGCACAGCTGTGTAagataaaggaaaataaaaataaacaaaaagtttTTATGAAACAAATAATGGTGACGTTAAAGTCGTATTCGTGTATTATGACAATAGTTATGCGctttaaaaaaagtgattaCCTGAAGTTGACACATTTTAGCTTCGCTGCATATATGCAGTTTTATTTTTCGCATTACTATTTTATTATACAGTAAATACAACCGCTCAcatgatacaaaaaaataattcgTTCCGTAGCCAAAGATGTAACTAAAGTGATGCTTACATTATATTGCAACTGTAATAAcgatataatatataaatcaGTACACTCATAATATATGCTTCACCAAATGGGCACTTTGTCTGTGCACGctctatttaaatgtaatattcgattgcattaaaaaaaatcggTGGTAATAAAAGTAATTTAGTAAAGCAAAAATAGAAGTAGGATGGGAGTGACACCTCTTGGTGCATTCAATatctttgtacattttgaacGACACAACTCGCGTTGGGTGGGCAAACATCGCCCTCAAGTGGAAAGAGACTGCAACAACAGCAGTGTGGTACCCTACTGTCTGTCACCATGGGGCCTCTGGGCTGCGTCTAAACCAGGAGTGGAGCAacagacaataaatacaattgatTAGACAAAATATGAATCTATTAGGAAGGTAATTTTATGGATAACGACGCAAACCACTCCCTTCTCCTACATAATGGAAAGTTGCTATCCGACTTTTTTCAATGCATATCATCAAATATAGCAGGGGGCTGAATCCTACCCATTTATTCATGATTTGTGGTAATGATCTGCATGATATATCTAAGACGAACAATATCTAATTTTGTTATACCAcatgtgtttgtatttgcaCCACGAATTCAATAATCAGACTGAAATATTAAGTGGAAACAACTAGTctttctttcaaatgtattaACTTGGAGCTGGTGGCAGCTGGAAGCAACTCGGCACAAAGATGATTAAGAGAAGGCAATCCTGTGGGGCTGCACCGTATTGTTGCTAATCAGGGGGAATTTGATTGGCgcgtgggggagggggcggggtcagCAGCTTTGCAGTGCTGGTTACTTGACCTCGTGAACTGGTTTCCTCTGGTCAACGGTGCTACGGTGCTACGGTCAACTAGTTATTGAGCAGGGACTGTTACACGTCACCGTGCCTTGACTTAATCGCGGGTCACTCCGCGCGCACGCCAGGACCCGACGTCCTGCCCCCCCCGTCCGCGCGGAGACACGTAGAGGATCTAACGAGACGAAGTGAGGTTCTCATTATGCGACTAATGAGCCGTCTCCATGGCAGCCTGATCCGGGAGCCAATGGGGCGACtcgtgaggggggggtgagggggcagaggagaggggagcgCGGCTCCCAGGGTTCGGCCTTGCGACGTGCCTGCGACGAGGGGGCTGGCGCGCGGCACTTAACGCCGGGAAGAGCTCGTTAAAGTGTCGTTTTTGGCCAATATGCTCGTCTGCGTCGAGGCAGGCCAATCAGCCGTCGTGTCGTCCATTACCGTCAGCTGTGTGATGACATTAGCAGGTGTTTACTGAGAGGCCATTCACGGGAAGACGAATGGTGCCTCTGAATGTGCGCTCATTTGATATATACAGGTGTGTTCTAGATCGCGTCACAGGAGATCGATCCCAGCATGCACTAGGGGGGGATTACTTGTAACATTTCTTTCCAAAATCAAGTTTTTGGCATCGTCGATGACAACATTACTAATTCATACAATTTATCGAGCTGTAAAGAAAATGTTATGCcaaagtttagtttttttggatCTGTTTTTCTTATCAGCAAAGCTACATACATGGTAGAAAAACCGTTTTTTTCACTACTGGTTTGCAGCTGCTCTTAAATTTTGGCAAACCCTGACCCCCATATCCAAATCAAATGTGCAGTAATGAGCCAACTGAAcctatttagaaaaaaaggaagcatcGCAGTGCCAAGATTATAAGGGAAACTGACAGTACAGCAGCTAGTCATGTCATCTGTTGTGGACCAGATGCTTCCTTCCTGGCCAAAGTACActacaaaaccaacaaaaagcATGGGCACATTTGTTTTAGTGATTGAGCAAGAGATAATAAATTATGAAACCAGCAACCAAACTACAGCTGTGCTCATTCAAGAGCGTCAAAGGGGGTGACAGCTTGTTTCCGACTGTAATGACAACTACTCAACCCCAGCTAACAAGTTATTGAATAAGCAGGTTCCTCTTCATGAGGTCTGTTGTTCTTTTATAAATAGGTTTGTGGTTGATATACATGATATAATGTACGTACAGATCAGTAAATACCCCAAATGATTCACCCCTAGTCTGCCTTTCTACACCCAGACCTTGAGGCAAACCTTTCCAACCTGTAGATTGATCCGTTTTGTAGAGTCCTCTCAATGTGCTCTTGCTCGatttgcaattttttttgtgaCATCACATTTTCTATCGAGTCTTTTTGTCGAGGAGACCATGAGTTGGACAATAAAGAGCGCACTATACAGGTGCTGGTCATATAATTGGAATATTATCAAAAAGTTGATTTATTTCACTAACACTAACTTTATTTCACTTCCATTCCAAATATGAAACGTGTCTATTATATTAAGTCATTACACACAGactgacatttcaaatgtttatttcttttaattgtgATGATTAAAACTGACAACTAAGGAAAACCCTAGATTCAGTATCTCAGAAAATCAGAATATTACTTAAGACAATACAAAGAAAGGATTTTTAGAAATCTTGGCCAACTGAAAAGTATGAACATGAAAAGTATGAGCACGTATAGCACTCAATCCTTAGTTGGCAGTGCTCAGGTGTTATGAGAGCCCAGGTTGCTCTGACccatacattttctttctatGGGGAGAGTTTGCTGGCCAATTAAGAACAGGGATACCATGGTCCTTAAACCAGCTACTGGTTGCTTTGGTACGGTGTGCAGGTGCTAAGTCCTGTTGGAAAATTACATCTGCATCTCCATAAAGTTGGTTAgcagcatgaagtgctctaaaaccCCCTGGTATATAGCTGCGTATACCACATCTTCTCCTTCCCTTCGGCTTTCTATTAACGCTCTGGGAACAGCCAGCCTCTTTTGCAATGACCTTTTGTGTCTTGCCCTCTTTGTGCAAGGTGTCAATGGTCGTCTTTTGGACAACTGTCGAGTCAGCAGTCTTCCCCATGATTGTGTAGCCTACAGTCCTAGAGTGAGAGACCATTTAAAGGCCTTTATGGGCGTTTTGAGTTAATTAGCTGATTAGAGTATGGCCCCAGGTGTCTTCAATATTTAaccttttcacaatattttaacTTTCTGAGATAGAGAATTTGGCATTTTCCTTAGTTGTCAGttttaatcatcaaaattaaaagaaataaacatttgaaattTATCACTCTATGtctaatatattaatataataggcaagtttcactttttaatggaattaaaatcaactttttgATGATATTCAAATTATATTACCAGCACCTGTAGTGTTTGTTATTCAGAAACATGAAGAAGCGTGCTTTATGAGAAAGTTGTCCCATTTCGAGTTTATGAAGAACATTTTTTgaaaggaaatatatatatttttaaagaaatataatgcTCTGTTTCCGCTTTGTAGCATTCCTGATAGAATGAAATGTACAGCCTTTGTAACCGTTACTCGTTAGAAGCAAAGGGTTGTTTGAAAATATCCCCCAAAAATATGGATCAGCTGAACTTGACTCAAAAGGGCCAGTAAGATTTATTATTCTAGTGAAAATCATGGAAATGGTGTTTAAAGGTTAAGAAGTCAGCGGCCTACTTTTCCACAATTGAGTGCAATTCTTAAGAACACCACATCCTCATGTTAAACTCACAAACTGATGGTCCttccgtctccggcctccacagccgtgtgtgtgtgtgtgtctgtgtgtgtaatggaATCCGTGCTGACCCACTCTCTCCACTGGACCCTGCTGTAATTACACGACTCATCGTCTGGGCCGAGGCGCACTGAGGCCGCTTTTGTCCGCCTCATGTTTTGCGTGTAAACTCATTCTCGCCACCTCTGGCTTTCGTGATGCCCAAGAATCTCAAACTGGGAACTGTGAGCACACAGTGAGTCAGCTTGCTGCGGTGCAGGACCTGAGGAACCCGTCTCCTTCCTCCGCCTGCTCTTCATTGAGGTTACGGAGCAGCTGGCAGTAGCAATGTtgtcaggcaaaaaaaaaggctacaaTATCGGTTATACTATTAAACATTTAGCTTGAAGAACTGGGCTTTCCTCTTGAAgttgaaaataacaatgaaataaGTTGTCCCATCAAATCCACTTCTGCAGCGGCTGGTTGTTTCCTACTGGGATCCTTGGTGTCATTGCTTAGGCCAGACGTCGCCCCTTTCAAAAAAAGTTCTCTTTCTTAACTATATTTGTCATTCTGGCAGTGCACCAGCCTCCTTCCTTGTTTGGTCCTTTTAACTTTGCATGGAACTTTCCTCATGTCTCCTCACGGCGAGGATAAATATTTCATGAAGACCCGGAGGCTTTCCCTGGCACATGCTGTACCTCGCTTGTACCCAGGCAGCGGAAAACCAAAACAGCAGAGGAAGTGGACGGACAACTCGGCAACAGACAGGAGTTTGTTTTAGAAATGGTTCACTCCACAACCCTTTTTTGCCCTTTAGCACATCATCCCCCCTATTCCAAACCTCTGAATATTACACATCTCCTTTCAACCTCAGCCAGTTCCTCCATTACTGCTGCTTTGCCGCatttcttttatatatatatatatatatatatatatatatatatatatatatatatatatttcttttgacAAAGTGTCTAATCAGTTTATAATCACTTACGTTTAAACAACTTTTGTCtgagtct
Protein-coding sequences here:
- the bend3 gene encoding BEN domain-containing protein 3 — protein: MNSSEHGEVSEEAMLEKEHNHGQDVKEEPEDFAVCVPPEGPRGGPPGATEAAEQSSVGTGPFTNQSSSSKRPRLSGEMRQSLVEESSRHKPLCLTTSGERRNYVQQKPRVSHRKPLFSISHRISEKRNTPSVEQQAGHDAANQLDYARILSSNGPPESLPASDASGQAPTTDTSLYPLIEKMFLILNTLNSSMTQLHSKVDLLTLEVMRIKKQIKPAEMVTEFQPPPEYLLASDELKQLMEQTSSAGELGCRLLVHLFPELFKARDCSHECMASKRTLESLHLQLIRNYVEVCYPLVKNSSVWQEECLLQINDLFNRFWAQRDMESARLLRKQTITGALIKAEHPQTYRFINEEGREEHVPFDNQQSSEASSDLAFNTLDEFSSPEDFVVFLMHRLFPEVFEEGKMPEGYGRFSSVGQLILDSDKMEIIRKYMEANFPDVPEDSWLQVCIQHMEDALEGPHSNGNGSDPDNINDEGYDLGSPPEDVSIIKAREAGDNERPGRKAKKSLLPPVDFDNLEVPPPDFSIPQQYLLSREQLKSNYECSLSIGNFASRLLVLMFPELFTLENARKQYNCSGSLGKKQLDPVRVNLIRHYVQLVYSRAKNDRVWMLEFVGKLDERCRRRDTEQRRSYLQQRKVYGQESEQDFLCHLNQLNPDGLREDLDAPSLPPEKSSKDFCKIPLDELTVSTPDFPVPLVYLLADSEVREIVQQSLSVGNFAARLLVRLFPELFTQENLRLQYNHSGACNKKQLDPVRLRLIRHYVEAVYPVDKMEEVWHYECVPSIDERCRRPNRKKCDILKKAKRSSAVS